The Armatimonadota bacterium DNA window GTCGGAATTTGTGGATGACCACGCAGAAACGCTTTCAGATCGGTGCCGCAGGTGGTCGCAACGACAACGCGGATCAGGATTTCGCCAGGACCTGGTATCGGGATAGGGATTGCCTTTAACGTCAGTGCCCCTGGTTTATCCAGAATGAGCGCTTGCATGGTCCCGACCTCGACTTTGACTTCAGAATAACTCAACGTTTCGCTTCCTGCTATGATTTACGCGAGCGCGGCTCAAAAGAGCGCGTTCTTTATTGAAGCACGATGCCCACTGTCGAAACAACCGTACTCATTGATGCCCCGATCGAAAAGGTCTATGCCATCGCCAAAGATAACCGGAGCTTTCCAGAATTCATGGCTGATGTTCAATCACTCGTCATTGTGGAAGAAGCTCCGCCAAAAGTGGTGAGCGATTGGGTCGGGATCGTCCCTTCGTTTGGTTTGAAGGTCCGATGGCGACAAGAAGACCTGTGGGATGACGCAGCACATCGGTGCGAATTCAAGCAACTGAGCGGTGATTATGACAAGCTCGAAGGAACCTGGGATTTTGCGACAGAAGGGAGCGGCACCAGGTTCAACTCGGTGCTGGAATACGAGTACCGAGTTCCTGGGCTGGGGCCTCTCGTTGCCAAAGTGGTTCACAAAATCGTGATCAACAACATGGAATCGGTGCTCTCGGCGATCAAAAAGCGGGCCGAAGGAGCCTAACTTGTTCACTGGGATTGTCGAAGCCCTTGGGCAAGTGAAGTCATTCAGCGACTTTCGCCTGGTGATTTCGGGTGCTCACTGGAATGATCTCAAGATTGGCGAAAGCATCGCGGTCAATGGTTGTTGTTTGACTTTGGTTGATCAGTCCGAAGGCCTCCGATTCGATTTGAGCGAGGAAACCTTGGGTCGGACCACTTTGGGAGCTCTTTCGGCGGGCGACAGCGTCAACCTTGAGCGCGCGATGAAGCTTGGTGATCGGTTCGGCGGTCATGTGGTTCAAGGGCACGTGGACCAAGTCGGCGAAGTTGTCAGCGTTTCAGAAATTTCTGGATCGACGGTGATTCGCGTTCGGATTTTTGATGGCGGTCAGCGGTATCTCATCGACAAAGGCTCGATCACATTAGACGGAATCAGCTTGACTGTGGTTGAGCCAAGTGGTTCCGAGTTTGATGTACACATCATTCCTCACACTTGGGAAAACACAACTCTCAAAAACTGCAAGCCTGGCCACAAGCTGAATGTGGAATTTGACGTGTTGGCTAAGCACGTCGAGAAGCTACTTGCGAGCAAAAATTAGCCATCATTTGCGGCCCAAACTCAGACAGCCACGATTCTGGATGAAACTGCACAGCTTCGATCGGGAGCGTTTTGTGCCGAATTGCCATGATCTCTCCATCCGAAATTGAAGTTGCGCTTGGTTCAAATTCTTCTGGTACGGCGTCGATCGCCAGTGAGTGATAGCGCACCACGCTCGTTGGAGTCGGCACATTCCGAAAGATTGTGCGGCCATCGTGTTCGATGAGATCGGACTTTCCGTGGACAACTGTTTTCGCATGGCGAACAATTGCGCCGGCTTCGATCGCTAGCACTTGCATCCCAAGACAGACGCCAAAAATTGGGATTTCTAGGTTCGAATCAAGCGCTAGTCGCGCTATTCGGCGGCAATCGCCGGCGTCCGATGGGGCGCCTGGACCAGGGGATAAGATCACCGCGGTATACCGACTCAGATCATAGTCGTTTCCGGCTCGAATAACCTCGACTTGGACTCCGTTTTGCCGGACCAACTGCGCCAAGTTGTAGGTGAAGCTGTCGTGGTTGTCGAGGAGAAGAATCATGTGATATTGCGACTAGGCTAGCAATATTTGATGCCTAACCAGTAAATGTACTTGCTTAAGCCTCGGAGAGGCTATGGAAGAAATTCAGTGCAAGAAGGAAAAATTTGCATGGATTGATTATGTTTAAGGTCGAATTAAATTACCGCAGCGCAGAGGCATGGGATTGGTAGAAAGAAGTCCACGATTTGAAAGTTCTACCGAATCAGGGCGAGTTTTTATCCGTGAATACAGCAGAAAATTGGCTTAAGGTGGAAATGGTCGTACACCAAACGGTTGAAGCTGATTACAGCGCTGTTTTGTACGCAGTAGACGCTGGTATGGCGCTGCAATACCACGGCGACATCGAAAACTTGAATTAGAACAAAAGAGCGCACGCCCGGCTAGTTTCTCCTCCGGGGTGCGCTCAGAATTTGTCTTTAGTAGATCTTGTGCACTGCTGCGTGGTGCACATCTTCGTATGCATCCAGCATCACTTCCGACAAGGTTGGGTGAGCATGGATGGTATCGATCATCACTTCGACTGTCGCTTCTAGCTTGATTGCGACAACGGCTTGAGCAATCAAGTCCGTCACGTATGGGCCGATCATGTGAACGCCCAAAATCTCGCCGTACTTCTTATCGGCGACAATCTTCACGAAGCCATCTTGTTGGTTAATCGCCATCGCCCTGCCTAGCGGTCGGAAGGTGAACTTCCCGATTTCGACTTCGTACCCCTGCTCCTTGGCTTGCGCCTCAGTCATGCCGACGGAAGCGACTTCGGGTTGGGTGTAAATGCAGTTCGGGACAGCTCGGTAGTCGGCCTCTCGATTCGTACCCTTGGCGATGTTATCGATCGCAACGCTGGCTTCGTAACTGGCCGTATGGGCCAGCTGAATGTGCCCGCGAACGTCGCCGATAGCGTAGATGTTTGGCGCGCTCGTTTTCAAAGTTGCGTCGGTTGTGACACCGCCTCGGTGTAGTTCGATACCGACTGCTTCCATGTTCATGTTGTCAGTGAAAGCGCGACGGCCAACAGCGACCAGCACCACTTCCACTTCCACGACCTTGGTTTCGCCACCAGTCTTAACGTAGACCTTCCATCCGCCCTTGGTCTTTTCGAGTTTTTCGACGGCGGATTCCACCATGAACTTCACTCCTTGCTTGGTGAGGAGCTTTTGAAGTTCGGTACCCAATTCATCTTCCATCATTGGGATTGGGCGAGGCATCATTTCAACGACAGTCACGTCAGTGCCGAGGCCGTTGAAAACATAGCTGAATTCGACACCGATCACACCACCGCCGATTATCAGCATGCTCTTTGGCACGTGGGGAGCGGTGACGCCGTCATCGCTGGTCCAGATTCCGTCTTCTCGACCACCTTGGAGTCCTGGGATTGGAGGAACGATGATCTTTGAACCGGACGCGATCACGAAGTTCTTGGCTTTGATAGTGCGTTTTTGACCATCTTTTTCGACTTCGATGGTGTTTTTGTCAACAAACTTTGCAAACCCTTCCACGCTTTCGACGCCCTTCTTTTTGAAGAGCATTCCAATGCCGCCGCGTTGGGTTTGGACAATCTTGTCTCTTCTGGCGCTGAACTTCGCGAAGTCGATAGACACATCGCCGTTGACGACGACACCCATCGCGTCTGCGTGCTTGATGTGCTGGTAGGTCTCGACGCTGGCAATCATCGCCTTGCTAGGGATACATCCCCAGTTCAAACAGGTACCGCCGAGAAATTCCTTTTCAACGCAGATGGTCTTGAGCCCTGACTGCGCGGCCTTGATCGCTGCTACATAACCGCCGGGGCCGCCTCCGATGACGACCACATCTGCATCAAAATTTTCTTGTGCCATGAGTTTTTCAATCGAGCCGTTTTGTGGCTCCGATAGATTCTACGTAGGCCCACAAAAACCTGTCCTAATGGCGTGTGACCCTAGGACGCTCCGCACAAGATGATACCTTCCCGCTGGATTAGTGCCGAACTGGAGGGCCGATTGGCGCCACCACAACACCTGTGCAATTGATCGTGAGCGTTGGGTTCAACGGATCGTTCGTGCTGATCGTAACGGTGCCCGTTTTTCGGCCAGATGTCGAAGTGTTGATATTGATGTTGTGAGTTTGTGCTCCGGCCGCGATATTGTCCGAAAACAGTCCAGCCGGGCCGTAAAAATTGCCGCTCGTATTGAAGGTGTAGCGAAGATCGGCGATCCCGTTTGTCGTCCACAAAGCCGTGTTTCCAGTGTTCTGAATCTGGATTTGCGCTGTGGCCGTGCTGCCCTGCGAGACATAGCCAAAGTCGATGGTTGGACTAAGTAGCTGCGCCGTTGGCGGAACGCGAAGGTCGCAGAAGACAGGCAAGTGGGCGGTTTGGAGGCCAGTGGAATCGATGATCGCCTGTGCAATCGTAGTTCCAACCATTTCGTTGTTGGTGACCGTGATTCCGTAGCTTTTCCAACTGCCGCTTTGGAACTTCCATGAGGTTCCATCGTTGCCCCAGCACCGGTAAGAATGGTTGGGATCATTCCAGGTCGTCGTGCTGTAAGGAATGTTCGGGTTTCCAATGTAGGAAAGTCCATCGTCGTCCACGAGTCCGCTCGACAGAAGGATGAAATCTAGGCGGTCATCCATCCCGACGTTGCCGGCACCACCAGACGTGTCGTATGGGTCTTGAGTCTGCACGTAGCGAAAGGCTTGGTTGCCATTCCATGACCCAGGAGTGTTGATCGGGTCAAAAAACCGACCGACATTGTTGACCTGGTTGCCAATGAGTTCTTGGTAGGCGGCTTGGCTACTGTTTTGCGTATTAAAATCGCCCGCGATAATGATTCCGCCCTGATTGACCAGAGTATTGGCGTCCGCACGAATGCGTTGTGCTTCGGTCAATCTTTTTGCCTGGTCAGCCGAGGTTGAGCCAGCCTTCATGTGAGTGACGTATGCGCTCATGACCGCATGTTGTGTGTTGAATCCGACAGGTCTGAAGTCATAACGGTAGCAGTTACGCGGAGGAATTCCGTTTGTCGCGGTCTGTCCGAGTGAAACAAGGATCGGTCCAGCGACCAGGACAACCTTGGAAGTCCGATAGACAAAGCAACTTTCGGTATCGTCGCCATCCATGAATGGCGCGGCGGCCCAATCTCCGGGACTCCCGGCAGCTGTGTTCAGCATGTTGACAAACTGAGCTAAGGTCGCAGCCGATGTGATCTCCTGGACCATAAATGCATCGGGTGCGAATTGCCGACCCTGGAAGGTGCCGTAGATCGAGGTCCTAAATCCGTTCACACGGGCGAGCGTGGCCGGAGCTGTCAGGCTCGTGATGTTCCAGTTCGATACATTCCACTGCCCAAGGCGAAGTTGAGCATTCGATTGAGCGGCGATGATTCCGCAGGCAATCAGTAAAGATCCACGAAGAACAGGAGCAAAACGCATAACAGTGCCTAATTTTGACATAGACAGTGTCTATAGACAACAAAAAACGTACTAGGGTTTCCATAGAAGTCCCGGTCCTCTTGCGGGGGGAATTTGTGCGCGGGTATCTTCGAGCCTATGACCAGAGAGGAAATTCTCGCGAAAGTTGTCAAGGTCACCGTTGAAGAACTGAGTGCCAAAGAAGAAGAAGTGGTGGAAACCGCCAGCTTCACCGAAGATCTCGGAGCCGATTCACTCGATGTCGTCGAGTTGGTTATGGCGTTCGAAGAAGAATTTGGAATCGATATTCCAGATGATGATGTAGCACAGCTCAAGTCGGTTGGCGACGCTGTTAACTACATCGAAAAGAAGAACTCGTAAGCATGAATCCAGAATATCGACCTTCAGGTCGAGTAGTTGTGACTGGCATTGGGCTAGTCACAGCTCTGGGTACCGGCGTTGAAAAAAGCTGGACCCGGCTCGTAGCTGGCGAAAATCCTGTTGATTTCGTCAAGTCGTTTGACGTCTCCGAGTATTCGACTCGTTTTGCCGCTGAAGTCACCGATTTCGACGCTTCCGAGTGGATGGAGGGGAAGGAAGCTCGCCGGATTGATCCGTTCATCGCCTATGCTGTGAGCGGCGCGGCGCAAGCTCTGAAGGACTCGGGGTTAGTCGTCGACGACTCTAACCGAGAAGATATTGGTGTCTTGATTGGCGCCGGTATCGGAGGTCTCGGTTTTCTCGGCGCCCAGCACCGAAGGTTGGTTGAATCTGGACCAAGCAAAGTCTCACCGTTTCTTGTGCCGTACATGATTCCGGACATGGCCAGTGGCTATGTTTCAATTTTGAACGGCCTCAAAGGACCCATTTCTTGCGTGGTTACGGCCTGCGCAACCGGGGCGAACGCTCTTGGCGATGCAGCAGAAATCATTAGGCGCGGAGATGCCGTGGCGATGGTTGCCGGTGGTGCTGAGGCACCGATTAATGAAATCGGGATGTCGGGGTTCTGCAGCATTCGGGCGATGAGCGGCCGAAACGACGATCCCAAGCGTGCCAGTCGCCCATTCGACAAAGACCGCGATGGTTTTGTCATCGGCGAAGGTGCGGGCGTGATGATCCTTGAAGACTATGACCACGCGGTTGCGCGAGGCGCGAAGATTTACGGCGAGCTCGTCGGATACGGCATGAGCGCTGATGCATACCATATCACTGCAACGTCGCCAGATGGCGACGGTGCGATTCGCTCTATGGCGATGGCAGTACGCAAGGCTGGCATTACTCCCGACAAGGTGGACTACATCAACGCCCACGGGACCAGCACCCCATACAACGATAGCTCGGAAACAAAGGCGATCAAGTCGGTTTTTGGTGATCACGCTCATAAGCTTGCGATCAGTTCGACAAAGTCGATGCTCGGGCATTCACTCGGTGCGACCGGTGCAGTTGAAGCGATTTTCTGCATTCTCGCGATGCGAGATTCGGTGGTTCCGCCAACGATCAACTACGAAACTCCTGATCCTGAATGCGATCTGGACTACGTTCCGAATGTGTGCCGCAAGATGGAAGTCAACTATGCGTTGACCAATTCATTTGGCTTCGGCGGAAAGAACGCATCGCTATTGTTTAAGAAGCTTTAAGTCGTCGACGGAGGCTGATCTTGGCGTTGAATCGCACCCAGCTCGAAGCCCAGATTGCGGAGTACTTGAAACTCCTTTCGGCTTCGCGTTCGCCGAACACGGTCCGTGCGTACCAAAAGGACTTTGCTCAGCTCGCTGAGAGTCTCGGTCCCAGCGGTTTAGATTCCGACGCAATCTCGAAGACACTTCGGGTGTTCGGAACGACGCCTGTCACCCGGGCTCGAAAACTCAGCGCTATTCGTAGTTTGTGTCAATTCCTTATGAAATCCGGCGCGATTTTGGTCGATCCCTCCCTTGGAATTGAGGCGCCGATTCGCCGAAAAACACTCCCGAAAGTACTCAGCCAGTCGCAGATGACCGATCTGTTGGATCAAAATTCCTCCTCGAAATCACCCCTTCGCGATCAAGCTGTCTTGGAATTGATGTACTCGGCGGGATTGCGAGCGAGTGAAGTCGTGGCATTGCGCCTCAATGATCTTGAGTTAGACAAAGGGATGGCGAGGGTGCTCGGTAAAGGGAGCAAAGAGAGGCTGGTGCTGTTTGGCGAGGCGTGCCGAAACGCGATCACGGAGTACATTCGATCAGAACGCACCGCCGGCAAGGTTCAAAATCCCAATCCGACGCTCTTTACTGGCCCGACGGGGAAGCCAATGACAACGCGGACGGTGCAGAACATCGTCAAGAGATGGTGCATTTCGGCGGGGTTGCCTCCAGAGTCATCGCCGCACACATTGCGACACTCGTTTGCGACGCATCTTTTGGATGGTGGCGCCGGGTTAAAAACGGTGCAGCAGTTGCTCGGTCATGAATCACTGGCGACTACGCAGATTTACACTCATATCAGCATCGAACGGCTCAAAGACGTGGTTCAATCCGCACATCCCAAATCAAAACCCAAAAGGTAACATTTGGCGACTTTGTTTCCGGATTTAGAGTGCGATATTTTGATCGTCGGTGGCGGCACAGGAGCTTGCGCTGCAGCAATGGCGGCCACTGACATGGGCTTTCGAGTGATCATGACGGAGGAGACTATTTGGCTTGGCGGACAGCTCACAAGCCAAGCTGTTCCTCCAGACGAACACCCATGGATCGAAACTCATGGTTGCACCCGGCGATATCGCAAGTTCCGAAATGATGTTAGGGCGTACTATCGGCAGTTCCATCCCCTAACCACTTCGGCAAGACGGTGGGAAAATCTAAATCCTGGGAACGGATGGGTCAGTCGAACTTGCTTGGAGCCAAGAGTGGCGGTAGCAGTCTTGGATCAAATGCTGGCAAACGCGATTGGTACAGGTCAATTGCAAATCTTTTACGAGACGGTGCCGACTTCTGCTACGACTGGTGCGGACCGAGTAGATTCGGTCACGGTTCTTCACAAGAAGGAGGGCGCAACTCGAACCATTCGTGCCAAGTTCGTTTTGGATGCAACCGAACTAGGCGACTTGTTGCCGATGACTGGTACTGAGTATCGAGTCGGCTCGGAATCCAGATCGGAATTTGGCGAATTGCACGCACTGGAAGAAGCCAATCCGGACGATATTCAAGGATTCACCTGGTGCATGGCGGTCGGGTTCAAGCCTGGTAGCAACAACGTCATCGAGAAGCCGGCTCAGTATGAGTTTTGGCGCAATTATTCTCCGGCGATCACCCCTCCTTGGCCAGGCAAGCTCTTCAGTTGGGATGTCGTCGATGCGATCTCAATGGAGCGGCGAACATTCAGCCTTTTCGGTGATTGGGGGCTGTTCACGTACCGCCGGATCGTCGATGGCTCGCTCTTGGAGACGGAAAACCCGGTTGACGACGTTTCCATCATCAACTGGGTTCAAAACGATCACTTTTTCAAGGTGATTGACCAACCTGAAGAAATGGTTGACGAGACCTATGAAAATGCGAAGCAACAGAGCCTTTCGCTGCTCTATTGGCTTCAGACCGAAGCGGAGCGCCATGACGGTGGCTTTGGTTATCCCGAGTTGTATCTTTGCCCATCTGCGGTCGGCACGGCGACTGGACTCGCGATGGCACCCTATCACCGTGAGTCGAGACGTATCCGTGCCCAGAAAACGGTGACTGAGGCGCATATTGGCGTGGAAATGCGTGGTGAACTGGGTGGGCCAGAGAAGTTCACAGACTCCGTCGGTGTCGGTGCATACCGGATCGATCTACATCCGAGCGCGGGCGGGCGAAATTCCGTTGATTTGGCGGCGTATCCATTCCAGATTCCGCTCGGAAGCCTCGTGCCAGAGCGCATAAAAAACCTCCTGCCTGCTTGCAAGAACATCGGGGTGACGCACATCACCAACGGCTGCTATCGGTTGCATCCTGTAGAGTGGAATATCGGAGAGTCGTCGGCGCTACTCGCTGGATTTTGTATCAAGAATCAGTTGACTCCTCAGGAGGTCACTGCGAGCGATGAACTCGTCAAAGAATTCCAGAGGCTTTGCGTGGCTCAGGGCATCGAACTCGACTGGCCGACCATTCGGCCGCTCTGAACAAAGACGGCCCCACTCCAAGGAGTGGGGCCGTCTGGGTTTTAGCAGAGTGTCTTAGCTGCCTGCTTCGCCGAAGTGTGCGACCACCCAGTCAAAGTCGCTAGATCCGACTTCGCCATCGTAGTCCACGTCTTCTGGAAGGTTGACATCAGAGTTACCAAACGCGGCGGTGATTGCGTCAAAGTCGCCTGCGCCGATTTCATCGTCGTTGTCGACGTCGCCAGTGATACAGGTGAATTCAAGATTGAACACGCCTACATCAGCAAGGTCAACGCCGTTGATTCGCTTGGAGAGCCATCCTTGTGGCTTGACCCTAATATCGTACAAGCCGACGCCCGACGTAGCAGGTACCGCGGTAAAGAACCGCATGTCATCCAGAGTGGTGTTGATCGTCTCGACCGGAGCAGTACCGCTTGGAGCATAGAGCTCGACTGCGACTGGCGTGCCGGTTGTCGATCGAACGAAGTTGATGTCGTTCATGATCACTCGGGACAGAATCGTTCGAGGACTCTTCAGGTTATCGCCACGCATGAAGTCGAGATAGAGATCCGAATTTGCGAATGGAGTACCTGCAACGCCGCCGTATGTTGGGAAGCTACCTGTCGTTCCGCCGCGCAACATCTGAATATCGAACTCGTTGCAGCTAAAGAATGCAGCTGCTGTTCCTGGGATGGTGACTTCAATCGGAATCGATGCTCCATCAGCAACTGGCGCGCCGTTGATCCAGGCTCGGACCTTTCGGGTTGACCATTCGTAAGTGACGATTCCCCAGTTCCAGTCATATGGGTTGAACGGAGTGTTCGCGCCGGTTTGGCTGATGTTTGGAAAAGCTGTGTTGCCACCGTGTCGAACGGTGCAGACGCCATTCTCGTTGAAGCCGAGACGTGCGAGTGGTACGTTAGAACTTGCACTTGTTGCTGACGAAGTACCCCAGAGGGCGATTTCCCAGGCAACCTTTCCACTTGGTGAAGCAGCTTGAGTGAGCTTCATTCGGGTCTGCAGAACGAAGGTTCCTTCGTTTGAACCGAAGATTCCAGGAATCGTGTCGGTGAACTTTGCAAAACCAGAAAATGCGTTGCCACTAGTGAAGAGCGACGAGTTGAATCGCACGGATTGCGAACCGTTGTAAACGTTGTTTGCGCTTTGCACGGTGTATCCGCCGCCGCCAGACCATGGGCCTTGGCCGGTAACGCCATTGTAAAGTACGCCAGGAACGTATGTTGGTGGCTCAAAATCCATGTTGTAAGGCACGGGGCCAACTTGAGCATTGGCTACCACTCCTGCGGCAACCGTTGCCAGCAGTGAAAGTAAACGGCACTGTTTCATAGCAATCTGTATTATAAGGGAGAATTCTCCGTGGAGTGCGACCGAATTTTGATTCAGTCGCAATTCTGTGGGGATTCTCCCGGGCTCCAAACCTGAACCAGCGCAATTTTCATGCCAAACATCGCCAAAAACCTAGAAAAAATACGGGAATCAATCCGACAAGCGGAGACTCGTGCTGGTCGCGTTCAAGGCTCAGTTCAGCTTATCGCGGTGACAAAAGGCGTGACTGCCAATCAGATTCTAGAGGCATACAATCAAGGTCAGCGTGACTTCGGCGAAAGTCGATTGCAAGAGGCGATCCCCAAAATCGAGATTCTCCCGAAAGACATCCGCTGGCATTTCATCGGCGATTTACAGAGCAACAAAGTCAAACGAATTGCAGACTTGTTTTCAGTAATCCACTCACTCGACCGATTGTCTCAGATTCCGCCGCTCCAGAAAATCGAAGGATCAATTGATGCCCTGATCGAGGTGAATATCGGAAATGAGATACAAAAATCGGGAATTTCGCCCGATGCGCTTGACGAATTCGTTGAAAGTGTCTTAAAATGCAAGCACGTAAGGTTACGAGGTCTTATGACTATCGGACCTGTGCACCAAAACCCGGAGTTGGCGCGTCCGTACTTTCAGCAGCTGAAGAAGCTCGCAGATCGGTTCGGACCTGACGCTTGGTTGAGCATGGGGATGAGCAGTGACTTTGAAGTGGCGATCCAGGAAGGATCTACCCATGTCAGAGTCGGGTCAGCGATCTTCAAGGCCTGAGAGTTGGTAAGCCACTTACCGCTCACGGATGAGGACTAATACGATCATGGAAGAAATGGAACTTCAAGAGAAGCCTGGCTTATTTTCGCGTGTCAAGAACATGTTTAGTCGAGAAGAAGACTACATGGAAGACGACGTCTACGACGAAGCGACCCCAACCAACAAGAACACCACTTTTCGCGTGCACACCCGCGGTCAGTATTCGATTACAGTCCGACGGTCTGTCCAATCCTTCCAAGATGCTGTTTCAGCTGCTGACGGCCTTAAGCGTGGCGAGCAACAGATTCTCAACTTGAGCAGCTGCGATGATTCTTTGCGCGACAAGATCAAGGACTTCATGTGCGGCGTGAACTATGCGCATGAAGGAAGCTGGGAAGAACTCGGCGAGAATGTCTATCTGCTCGCTCCTGCCCACGCCGCAGTGGAAGTTGCTCCTGCAACTCCAAAGATGCAAGCGCAACGAAACTAAAGTTTATTTACCCACTCCTGCACCAGGTTCTGAGCCGCTTCGATTATCGGGGCGGCTCGCCTGTTTATTTGGGCACCTAGCGGCTAAACTGGAACCTTGGTCCAACGTATTTGCATCAATCTCAACATGAAGTTTTGGCTCATCTGCTTTTCCTTGATGCTGGCCTGCTTAGGCTTAGCTCAGGATCCACCTGTTTCGGTGGCTTCGGCGGTCCAAGACCCGACCGTGAAAGTGAGCCTCAGCCAAACTTCTGCACGGCCAAATGAGACGGTCAAAGGCGTGGCGAAGGTTAGCTTTGCTCCTGGGCTCCACGCGTATCAGAACCCTCAGAAGGACCAAACCATAATTCCGATCACCCTGGAAGCGACAGGTGCTGAGTTAGCGAAAATTGAGTACCCCGTCGGAACCGAGAAGTCGATTGGCGGACTGCCCGACAAGTACGCGGTTCACGATGGCGAGATTGAAATCCCGTTCACGTTGGTTGCCCCAGAAAAAGCCGGACCGCACGAAATCAAATTCTCATTTGGTTTCCAGCAATGCGACGAAGACAATTGCTACCCACCCGGCACCGTTGAACAAACTCTGAAGCTGGAAGTCGCAGGGGAACCGGTCGCCAAAGGAGCAATCGAAACTCCTACTACCACTGAACCTACTGGCGCAAAGCAGACCACTCCAGAACCGAAGCAAGACGGCCTAGGTGGCATGATCAAGTCGGCGATCTCAAAGGGAGAATGGCCACTCGCGGTGGGCGTTTTGCTCCTCATCGGGTTGTTGATCAACCTGACTCCATGCGTATACCCGCTGATTCCGATCACGATTAGTTTCTTCACGAATCAAGCCAAAGACCAATCCACCACGCGGCTCGCCTTAGGATTCAACTACATGCTGGGAATTGCGCTCAGCTACGGCATGGTGGGCGGAATCGCGGCGGCGACTGGAGGACTTTTTGGCCAGCTCTTTACCTACGCTTGGTTCAACGTTCTGATGGGACTGCTCTTTATCGGCATGGCGCTCTCGATGTTCGACTTGTATCAAATCGGACTGCCACCGGTGGTGCAGAGCCAGCTCAAGGGTCGAAGTGGGGCCGTCGGCGCGCTGATCATGGGGCTGTTTGTTGGTATCGGTGCGGCGCCTTGCGCAGGTCCAGTGATCGTCGCGCTGTTTACAGAAGTCGCGAAGCTCAATAGTCCGGTTCTGTCGATCGCTTCGTTTACCCTGGTGGGATTTGGAATCGGAATTCCATACTTTATCCTTGCTCAGATCGGAAGCGTGAAAGCGTTGCCCAAAGCAGGCGGATGGATGAAAACGCTCAAGGCGATGATGGGCCTTGCTGTGATCTATTTTGGAATCGAATACATCCTAAAGGCGTTTCCTTCGTTCGCCACTCCAGCAAACACAAAGGTGATCTATGCGGCGTTCTTCTTAGCATCTGCCGCTTTCTTGGTGGTGTGGGACAAGGCCAGTACAGATGTTCGAACCTGGCGGTTGAAGTCGGCTGGAATTTTAGCCTGTGGCTTGTTAGCCGGCATGCAGTTCGCTTCCGCGCCAGCTTATGAAGCGGAATGGACCAAGTTCA harbors:
- a CDS encoding SRPBCC family protein, with product MPTVETTVLIDAPIEKVYAIAKDNRSFPEFMADVQSLVIVEEAPPKVVSDWVGIVPSFGLKVRWRQEDLWDDAAHRCEFKQLSGDYDKLEGTWDFATEGSGTRFNSVLEYEYRVPGLGPLVAKVVHKIVINNMESVLSAIKKRAEGA
- a CDS encoding riboflavin synthase — encoded protein: MFTGIVEALGQVKSFSDFRLVISGAHWNDLKIGESIAVNGCCLTLVDQSEGLRFDLSEETLGRTTLGALSAGDSVNLERAMKLGDRFGGHVVQGHVDQVGEVVSVSEISGSTVIRVRIFDGGQRYLIDKGSITLDGISLTVVEPSGSEFDVHIIPHTWENTTLKNCKPGHKLNVEFDVLAKHVEKLLASKN
- a CDS encoding aminodeoxychorismate/anthranilate synthase component II, whose product is MILLLDNHDSFTYNLAQLVRQNGVQVEVIRAGNDYDLSRYTAVILSPGPGAPSDAGDCRRIARLALDSNLEIPIFGVCLGMQVLAIEAGAIVRHAKTVVHGKSDLIEHDGRTIFRNVPTPTSVVRYHSLAIDAVPEEFEPSATSISDGEIMAIRHKTLPIEAVQFHPESWLSEFGPQMMANFCSQVASRRA
- the lpdA gene encoding dihydrolipoyl dehydrogenase; the encoded protein is MAQENFDADVVVIGGGPGGYVAAIKAAQSGLKTICVEKEFLGGTCLNWGCIPSKAMIASVETYQHIKHADAMGVVVNGDVSIDFAKFSARRDKIVQTQRGGIGMLFKKKGVESVEGFAKFVDKNTIEVEKDGQKRTIKAKNFVIASGSKIIVPPIPGLQGGREDGIWTSDDGVTAPHVPKSMLIIGGGVIGVEFSYVFNGLGTDVTVVEMMPRPIPMMEDELGTELQKLLTKQGVKFMVESAVEKLEKTKGGWKVYVKTGGETKVVEVEVVLVAVGRRAFTDNMNMEAVGIELHRGGVTTDATLKTSAPNIYAIGDVRGHIQLAHTASYEASVAIDNIAKGTNREADYRAVPNCIYTQPEVASVGMTEAQAKEQGYEVEIGKFTFRPLGRAMAINQQDGFVKIVADKKYGEILGVHMIGPYVTDLIAQAVVAIKLEATVEVMIDTIHAHPTLSEVMLDAYEDVHHAAVHKIY
- a CDS encoding acyl carrier protein, giving the protein MTREEILAKVVKVTVEELSAKEEEVVETASFTEDLGADSLDVVELVMAFEEEFGIDIPDDDVAQLKSVGDAVNYIEKKNS
- the fabF gene encoding beta-ketoacyl-ACP synthase II, with the protein product MNPEYRPSGRVVVTGIGLVTALGTGVEKSWTRLVAGENPVDFVKSFDVSEYSTRFAAEVTDFDASEWMEGKEARRIDPFIAYAVSGAAQALKDSGLVVDDSNREDIGVLIGAGIGGLGFLGAQHRRLVESGPSKVSPFLVPYMIPDMASGYVSILNGLKGPISCVVTACATGANALGDAAEIIRRGDAVAMVAGGAEAPINEIGMSGFCSIRAMSGRNDDPKRASRPFDKDRDGFVIGEGAGVMILEDYDHAVARGAKIYGELVGYGMSADAYHITATSPDGDGAIRSMAMAVRKAGITPDKVDYINAHGTSTPYNDSSETKAIKSVFGDHAHKLAISSTKSMLGHSLGATGAVEAIFCILAMRDSVVPPTINYETPDPECDLDYVPNVCRKMEVNYALTNSFGFGGKNASLLFKKL
- a CDS encoding tyrosine recombinase XerC, with translation MALNRTQLEAQIAEYLKLLSASRSPNTVRAYQKDFAQLAESLGPSGLDSDAISKTLRVFGTTPVTRARKLSAIRSLCQFLMKSGAILVDPSLGIEAPIRRKTLPKVLSQSQMTDLLDQNSSSKSPLRDQAVLELMYSAGLRASEVVALRLNDLELDKGMARVLGKGSKERLVLFGEACRNAITEYIRSERTAGKVQNPNPTLFTGPTGKPMTTRTVQNIVKRWCISAGLPPESSPHTLRHSFATHLLDGGAGLKTVQQLLGHESLATTQIYTHISIERLKDVVQSAHPKSKPKR